One Candidatus Woesearchaeota archaeon DNA segment encodes these proteins:
- a CDS encoding cytochrome C biogenesis protein, with product MTMASQRNWTIFFCSVFFVLGFSLIFSLLGALLQSVLVSFAYETQQWLGRIGGIIIILFGISLLGLISIPFLNTEHKLLVKKRFQSAYLTSFLFGAAFAIGWTPCVGSVLGAVLTLAITQPTGAFFLLLAYSLGLGLPFLLLGLFTNKAQSLLQTVNPWLKYLQIFFGIILIGVGILVFTNQLGKLANFALASDVLLRLESSTLSLDSGASVTLGIAFFAGLVSFLSPCVLPILPGFLSYLASIAVKKE from the coding sequence ATGACCATGGCATCACAACGAAACTGGACTATTTTTTTTTGTAGCGTCTTTTTTGTCCTTGGATTTTCTCTGATATTTTCACTTCTTGGGGCATTGTTACAAAGTGTTCTCGTAAGCTTTGCTTATGAAACACAGCAATGGCTCGGTCGCATTGGCGGCATTATTATCATACTCTTTGGCATCTCCTTATTGGGGCTCATCAGCATTCCTTTCCTCAATACTGAGCACAAATTGTTAGTCAAAAAAAGATTTCAGTCTGCCTATCTTACCTCTTTTCTGTTTGGGGCTGCATTTGCCATTGGATGGACTCCGTGTGTAGGCTCTGTGCTCGGAGCTGTACTTACTTTAGCTATAACACAGCCTACTGGAGCATTCTTTCTGCTTCTCGCCTATTCCCTCGGCTTGGGCTTGCCATTCTTACTCCTTGGACTTTTTACCAATAAAGCACAATCCCTTTTACAAACAGTTAATCCTTGGCTGAAATACCTCCAGATCTTTTTTGGGATTATCCTCATTGGCGTAGGTATTCTTGTGTTTACGAATCAATTGGGCAAGTTAGCCAACTTTGCGCTTGCATCAGACGTTCTCTTAAGGCTTGAATCCTCGACACTAAGCCTCGACTCAGGAGCATCAGTAACCTTGGGTATTGCCTTTTTCGCTGGTCTTGTTTCCTTCCTCAGCCCTTGTGTACTTCCCATCCTTCCAGGATTTTTGTCATACCTTGCTTCAATTGCCGTAAAAAAAGAATAG
- a CDS encoding thioredoxin family protein produces the protein MQKKTILLGIVVLSIIAIIYAIEHQRASTLTTEEGSIELVDKGEQRIVKNPTELNSTIESLEDENERAKRIVEKEKQYQRAPELVGIQGYLNTEDGLKISDLDNKVVLVDFWTYTCINCIRTLPHLNAWNQKYGDKGLVIIGVHTPEFAFEKEYENVRIAVEKYGIKYPVVLDNDYKTWRAYQNRYWPHKYLIDVDGFIRYDHIGEGSYDETEEKIRELLTETGVSLDESTNVQDLTPQKRGTPELYTGYDFAIPRGQNIGNDEGLQRNQMINYTFPSTTRKNTIYLSGLWKSNPENLESSEKNGSLLLDYEASSVNFVAMPLENGNPVRVFVSFDNHPLPKTMAGEDVQFTNDTDAAFILVSEPRLYNVIKSNEWDMHLLILTAEQEGFVLSAFTFG, from the coding sequence ATGCAAAAAAAAACAATTTTGTTGGGCATAGTCGTTCTATCCATCATCGCTATCATTTACGCTATTGAACATCAAAGAGCAAGCACCCTAACAACCGAGGAGGGAAGCATAGAACTCGTTGATAAAGGAGAACAACGAATTGTAAAAAATCCTACTGAACTCAACAGCACCATAGAATCTCTTGAAGATGAGAATGAAAGAGCAAAGAGAATTGTAGAAAAAGAGAAACAATATCAACGTGCACCAGAATTAGTAGGGATACAAGGGTATCTTAACACTGAGGATGGGCTAAAGATTTCAGATTTAGATAATAAAGTAGTGCTTGTTGATTTTTGGACCTACACCTGTATCAATTGTATCAGAACCTTACCACATCTCAATGCGTGGAATCAAAAGTATGGTGATAAAGGTCTGGTCATCATCGGTGTCCATACACCTGAATTTGCCTTTGAAAAAGAATATGAAAATGTAAGGATAGCTGTTGAAAAATACGGCATTAAATACCCTGTTGTGCTTGATAATGATTATAAAACATGGCGTGCATATCAAAATAGATATTGGCCACACAAGTATCTTATTGATGTTGATGGTTTTATCAGGTATGATCATATCGGTGAAGGCTCATACGATGAAACTGAAGAGAAGATCCGAGAACTTTTAACAGAAACCGGTGTTTCGCTTGATGAAAGTACCAACGTTCAAGATCTAACACCTCAAAAAAGAGGTACTCCAGAACTCTATACGGGCTATGACTTTGCTATCCCCCGTGGACAGAATATAGGAAACGATGAGGGACTACAGCGTAACCAAATGATCAATTACACCTTTCCATCAACCACGAGAAAAAATACCATTTACCTTAGTGGTCTGTGGAAGAGCAACCCAGAAAACCTTGAAAGTAGCGAAAAGAATGGTTCATTACTTTTAGACTACGAAGCGAGCTCGGTAAATTTTGTTGCAATGCCTTTAGAAAATGGAAATCCAGTAAGAGTTTTTGTCAGTTTTGATAATCATCCATTGCCAAAAACAATGGCTGGTGAAGACGTCCAGTTCACCAATGACACCGATGCTGCATTTATTCTCGTCAGTGAGCCAAGACTATACAATGTTATCAAGAGTAATGAGTGGGACATGCATCTGCTCATCTTAACAGCAGAACAAGAAGGATTTGTTCTCAGTGCCTTTACATTTGGATAA
- a CDS encoding vitamin K epoxide reductase family protein, whose translation MVQVTQAIQWISVLGFLLSAYALWVEYHARKKWSKKPYKALCDLAEQISCTKAFQSPYGRIFGISNGVYGLMVYSLILFLTWSYPLLIVPVSLITVVVSIYLGFISFFRIKNFCLVCMLIYGINVALLILSVSLL comes from the coding sequence ATGGTACAAGTAACACAAGCTATCCAATGGATTTCCGTTCTTGGTTTCCTGCTATCAGCGTATGCGCTTTGGGTTGAGTATCATGCTCGAAAAAAATGGTCAAAAAAGCCATACAAAGCATTGTGTGATCTTGCTGAGCAAATATCTTGTACCAAAGCATTTCAAAGTCCGTATGGACGGATTTTTGGCATATCTAATGGGGTTTACGGGCTTATGGTATACAGTCTTATATTATTTCTTACGTGGAGTTATCCCCTGTTGATTGTTCCAGTGAGCTTGATTACTGTAGTTGTTTCAATATATCTCGGTTTTATTTCCTTTTTTAGGATCAAGAATTTCTGTCTAGTGTGTATGCTTATCTATGGCATTAATGTTGCTCTCTTAATTTTAAGCGTTTCCCTCTTGTAA
- a CDS encoding NAD(P)/FAD-dependent oxidoreductase, which yields MIAVIGAGPAGCHYASKVDADVTIFEEHKRVGYPVACTGIVTNSIYRNVSLPKDLEVSRIHTFRLVSPNGKSVDIHLDKENIVMDRAKFDQWLMEKALDNGAKLLTGHKFLGYKDGYKKDGKTVIKTSQGNFTTEMVVGADGPKSTVAKTAGLYGKRQFLSGLQARARYHGEMGVTEVHLGKGEFAWVVPEDEHVARVGVIGTKVAGAYKTLLKGCKILEDQSGIVPLYNPKQRLRKKNVFLIGDAATQVKATTYGGIIYGLVAGSYLAENPETYEKRFNEKLGKDLWISLKMRQAMNTMTTKQCDELVRIFNNESTKAIIEKHDRDFPSKFILQLLMKETKLWKLGFQILGKSLLTRKSLAPR from the coding sequence ATGATTGCAGTTATCGGAGCCGGTCCTGCGGGGTGCCATTATGCCAGCAAGGTTGATGCTGATGTGACTATTTTTGAAGAGCATAAACGTGTTGGATATCCGGTTGCGTGTACGGGTATTGTGACGAATTCTATCTATCGAAATGTTTCTTTACCAAAAGATCTTGAAGTAAGTCGAATCCATACTTTCAGATTAGTGTCTCCTAATGGCAAATCTGTTGATATTCATCTTGACAAAGAAAACATCGTGATGGACCGTGCTAAATTTGATCAGTGGCTTATGGAAAAAGCACTTGACAATGGTGCAAAACTTTTAACAGGACATAAATTCCTAGGCTATAAAGATGGTTACAAAAAAGATGGTAAAACCGTCATCAAAACGTCTCAAGGAAATTTTACAACTGAAATGGTTGTTGGTGCAGATGGCCCAAAAAGTACGGTAGCGAAAACAGCAGGGCTTTATGGAAAGCGTCAGTTTCTCTCGGGACTACAAGCAAGAGCACGTTACCATGGAGAAATGGGCGTTACCGAAGTTCATCTGGGAAAAGGAGAATTTGCCTGGGTTGTTCCTGAAGACGAACATGTTGCACGAGTTGGTGTGATCGGAACAAAGGTAGCAGGCGCGTATAAAACGCTTCTCAAAGGCTGTAAAATTCTTGAAGATCAGAGTGGCATTGTTCCCCTTTACAACCCAAAACAGCGTTTACGAAAGAAGAATGTTTTCCTCATTGGAGATGCAGCTACCCAGGTGAAGGCAACAACCTATGGTGGGATTATCTATGGTCTGGTTGCAGGCTCGTATCTTGCAGAAAATCCAGAAACGTATGAGAAACGATTTAATGAAAAATTAGGGAAGGATCTCTGGATCAGTTTAAAAATGAGGCAAGCCATGAACACTATGACAACCAAACAGTGCGATGAGTTGGTTCGTATCTTTAACAATGAAAGTACCAAAGCAATTATTGAAAAACATGATCGTGATTTCCCTAGTAAGTTTATTCTTCAGCTTCTTATGAAAGAGACAAAATTATGGAAACTGGGCTTCCAGATATTAGGAAAAAGTCTGCTCACTCGAAAAAGTCTAGCGCCGCGATAA